The Eubacterium maltosivorans genome includes the window AAATTATAAAATTTATGACAGTATAATTGTAGAAAATGTTATAAATAAAAATCATTATACAATAAATTTGAAGAACAGGAGCAAAAAATGTTTTTATTTTCTTTACCTTTTATTCCTTTTATGTATTTAATAATTCAAATATATTTTATTGTGATGGCTAAAATAAAGCCTCAATTATTTATCGAGCAGAATATGCATTACGAAAAAAGGCAGTTTAAATTTTCTGAAGAAACAGTTTTAGATAAAATAATTAATTGTTTTTTTTATATTCTAAAGATAATTTATATGCTTTTTTTTATCGGAACTCTAGTGTTTATTTTTGATTTAAATTTGAAAATACCTTTTAGTGCAGCAGAAGCATTTAGCAGTATTATAGATGCTGAATTTACATGCCTAATAGGAATTTTTTCTTTTGTTGCGATATACACAAATTTTAAGCAAAATAGTTTTGGGTTGTTGACAGTTGAAGAACTTTTAGAGAAAAAGCATTATACATTTTGGTTATGGCTCTTTTTTCTTTTAAGTTTTAGCTCTATAATAGTCTATTCTATAGATAATAAAAGCCATATTGGAAGCATTATAGGGTTTACACTTAGTTTATCATCGTTTATCCCTATTGCCTTTATAATGGCAACGAGTATTCCATTTTTAATATCAAAACAAAAAATTATACATAAACAAAATATGAATCTTTATTTACAATCTTACTACTCGGAAATGTATCAAAAAAGTTTCTGGAAAATTTTAAAAAAGAATCAAGTGTTTAGTTCTTTTCAAGAATTGGTTTGGGAATATTTACAAGAATCTAGACAAATAGGGAATATTAAAAATGTTCAGTACGTTGAAATAAATGCGGATAAAAGTTTAGCATCTGAATTTAGTAAAAAAAGCAGTAGGTTGATTCTATTATTTATTGTTTCGATGATGATAGTGACATTTTTTATTGCTTGTATTTTAGGTCTGCAAGAAAATTTTGTGAGTATAATAATGATATCACTAATTTTATTGGTGATTATGATACTTTTAAACTTAAACAAATCAGTCAAAATAGGAAACGTGCGATTGATCTATGGAAATTGGGGCTTCGAATTTGCTAACAAAAAAGAAAAACGATGTTTTGTATCTTTATCGTCAATGTTTCTGATAGAGCCATTGATGAAAAAGCATATAAAAACAAGCTTAGGAATATTAGTGCTTTATATAAATATATTGATCTTTAGAAAAGAAAAAGATATTGAATACATTTTAAACGGCGTTATGAACATATGCGAAACAATCGACCTACAAAATGGGCATTATAAAACTATACCGATAGTTGTTTTATTGCACTTTTTCAAAGATATGAAATACCAAAAAAGCAAAAAGTATTGTGAATATTTTAGCGATTCAGATAGTAAAGAAGTTACAGAGGAACTAAAAGTTAATGCTTCGTTTTGTACAGCTTTATTAAAAAAACTCGAATGCAATCCTCAACATGAGTCATTTATCAAAGACCATTTAAACAATAAAAATATGTTAGAAGATTTTTATAATTACGTTGGATTAGAAATTAAGAAGACCACATCTGATGGTTCGCTATCTTCGTTTCCAGATTGTTTATTGTAAAAAATAATTTGATAATAAAATGATTTTAGTATGACTGAAAAGGTTTTATGACGATGTCAATGTTTAAAGATTTGGACCTTTATCTCTGAGTAGAGATGAGCGTTGATGTGGATTTTACAAGAATGTCCATCAGGATATTTTCAGGAAACTTTTTAAAACTTTTTTTATTTTACCTATTACTTAAGAGGAGTAAAAGTTAATTACTCCCCGAAATGTCGTGTTTTTAAAAACAATGAATTTTTGCCATTGTCAATTCTTTTTCTATCTTTAGTAATCTGGGATCTAAAGTGACTGTGCTTAATTCAATTATCATTGTGAGTAGTACCAATAATATAAAAAAGATGAACAATAATTGTAAATTACAAAAGCAGACTTTTCTTGTTATTGGCTGTTAGAAATTGAATACACTTTATCGATAAATAAGTAGTAAAAAAGAAACTATAATGATATTTATACTACATTATTAAGAACCTTTGAAAACACCATTTTACACACCAGTTTTTTCCCAGTAAATTTGTATTTTAGATTTTTTTGAAGCCTTTTATTATAGCGGGTAAAGCTTCGGAGCCCGCATGAATACTACACTATTACACAAGAGAGTATGTAAAAAAACGCTCTTAGTATGCCCATGAGGCCGGAGGTTCAAATCCTCTCACTCCGACCATTTTGTTAGTGTTTTAGCCCTTTTGTGGGCTTTTATTTTTTTATAAAATAACGGCGTACACCAGTTGTACACCAGTTGGAAATCTGGCTCAAAGGTCTGTTTCATAAAAGAGATCAATTTTTGAGGCAGTTCTTTTTTTCTGTCGACGTTCAAGATGCCACATTCTTTGCTGTCAGCTCCTTAGTGATTTTTTTTAACACGGGGTTCCAATGTCTGTAACGAAAACAAGCTTTTCCCCGACGGGTAGCTTTATCATATTTCATTATGTACTCCTATCGTACTGGGAAAAACGGTGTACATTTTCTTCGGTTTGTTATAAGTTACCGAATATGATATAATCAAGGTGCGAAGCCGTTGTACCATTCCGGTATGACAGAGGTCGTTTATGTCTTGTTATGAGGCAGGAGCGGCTTTTTTATTTACTTATGTATGCCGGCTCATCTGATGTTTAATAACGGTTATTTTGTTGTCCGAATATTTTCCGCATCGTTGATCCTTACGATTGTAATCATTGGTTTGGAACGGGCTGTTTCCGGCTAAAACGGCATTATTTTCATTGGAAAGATAAAAGAAGCGTTTTAAAAGGATAAAACAGATCAAACATATTGTTGAGTTTGTCAAAATCGAAAACTGTGACAGCGTGTTGTACGGTTGGGTAAAAAGCGTTATAGGATTAAATTGAACAGTAGAAAATAAAAAGCCGCCTGAAAAATCAGACGGCTTATATACAGCAGATAATCGGCAGGGCGGCGTATCCTGCATCTCAGGTACTCGAAAGAGTGTGTTGGGAGCCATTTCCAACCTCAATTACCTGCTGGTATAATCTATGTACCCTTTATTCTTTTATACTCTCATTATAAGGCTTTTCAAAGAAGGCGTCAAGGTCTAGGGATAAAGAGCAGACAGGTTTAAGTCGACCGCTGTTTAAATGTTTTTTTAGCTTTCCATCACTGATGGCATACAAAGAAGCAATGAACAGATAATCATTTTTCAGATCAAGTTTAATTGCAACCATAATGTTAGCATCATAATGTTTTACAATTTCAATGCTGTTGGGCTCTTTTGGATTTTTACCAATATAATCCGGAAACTCAAGCATTTCAGAAATATGGGGCAAGTAAGCGAGACAATCGGGATGCCTTTTTTCAATATGAACGCGAAGTCCCTTTGACTGGTAAATCGGCCCGCATGGTAAATTGGACTGTGTGACAAGGTTAAATTCTGGCAGATATTCACCTGCTTTTATCATTTTGTTGAAATCAACCATATGCCGCCTCACTTGTTTACAAGAATAAGAACATTATACTAAAAATTACAAAGAAAAGCAAAAGAGGCAAGCGTACGAATTTGGCGTACAATTCAAGGCTGTATGTAGAAGGAGAATGATAAAGCCGCTCAAAAACCATTGAACGGTTTTTTTATTGAGGAGGTGCCAATTATGGCAAAAACCAAAGTCATCACAATCTCTAATCAAAAAGGTGGCGTCGGCAATAAATCGTGGATCGTTTTTAGCCGAATGTGTGAGGAGCTGTGCGACGAGCACGGCGGTGCGAAGCAGCGCGATCCTCGAACGAAGACCATTTTAAAGAGATGACCAGTCATAGCAGTATGGCTGTTTTTTATTTTTTGAAAAGTTTAAGGAAATATGGTATAATATAAAAAGAAACAGGGACACCGGCAACGGCCAGCCCCAATAATTCATTAGATTTGACCGTTAGTGCTCGTGGAAAAGGCTAACGGTCGTTCTTGTTTATGCAGCCTACGATAAACGCAATAAGCGCCAGAATCAGAATCAACTGGTTACTGTCCATAAACGGGCACCCCATTTCCGGGGCAAGATTAACCATGCCAGTGCCACAAGAGCCGGATGCTCCTGTCTGGCTAGTATAGCATATCCTTTCCTTAAAAACAATTTATCGTTAAAGCCTTTGAGGATATAACTTTTTAAAGAGATGACCAGTCATAGGGATATGGCTGTTTTTTTATTTTTTGAGACTTGACAGAAAAACAGCCTCTGCGGTGAAGCGGAGGCTGTTTTGCCATCAGGCTAAGGTGTCTTTATATTCGGGATGCTTGTCATATTCTACCTTTGCAAAGGGACATCTTGGAATAAGCTTCCAGTGATTCTGGCGCGCGGCTTCAACGGTCTGCCGCACCAGCTCTTTCGCAATACCCAGGCCGTTGTAGCTGTTGTCAACGCCCACATGAGTGATGATAAAGGTGTTGTCCGTGGTGGGCTCAAGGTTCAGCTCGCCAACCTCGTAGTTTTCCGGAGTCAGGACAAAGAAACGGTTGGGCTCACTCTTGTAGCGCAGGCTTTTTACCTTATGGTTTCTGCCGCACAGCTGCACAAAGTAGTCCTCAATAAATTTTGAGGCCACCGCGCCGTCAGAGGCCGCGGTGATGATCTGGCGCAGCGGCTTGGTGCGGACATCGCCGACCGCGTAGATGCCTTCCACATTGGTCTGAGTGGTTTCATCAGCTATGATGTAGCCTGCCTCGTCGATATCCACAATGCCCTCGAACAGATCCGTGTTGGGGCGCCGGCCAATGGCGATAAACAGCCCGTCACAGTCTAACTGGGAAACCGCGCCGGTCTCGGTGTTTTCAAGCTTAATACCAGTTAAAAGGTCACCGTAAATGGGTTCCACCACCTGGCTGCTCCAGATAAATTCGATATTTTCGGCCTCATCCAGTGGCGCCAGATAGGTCTTGGTAGCGTTTAGCCGGTTGCGGCGGTGAATGAGGTAAACCTTTTTACAGATTTTGGACAGATACAGGGCATCGGCCACCGCGGAGTTGCCGCCGCCCACAACAGCGACCACTTTATTTTTGAAGAACATGCCGTCACAGGTGGCACAGTAGGCTACGCCGCGTCCACGCAGCTCATCTTCATGGGGAAGGTTGAGGCTTCGCGGGGCGGCGCCGGTGGCGATGATCAGGGCCTTGCACTCATACTCGGCACTGTTTGTCTTGATGCGTTTTGGCTGGCCGCTGGCTTCGATACTGACGACCTCGCCGTATTCGGAGATCACGCCAAAACGTTCCGCGCCCAGCTTCATACGCTCACTCAGCTCATGGCCGTCAATCCCTTCATTAAATCCAGGATAATTATCGACCTGGCTGGTGGTCGCCATCTGCCCGCCCGGCCACATCTTTTCTAAAATCATGGTTTTCAGGTTCGCCCGGGCGCAGTATAGCGCGGCTGTATAGCCTGCAGGTCCGCCGCCCAGTACAATAACGTCAAACATCTTCATTTATGTTGCCCCCTTAGCACAGTGGCCTTTTTGACCAAGGATTAAAACGAATACATCGCTTGGTTTAAAGTCCTTTGATAATTTTCTTCTATTATACCATACATACCCTTTGGGTGCAAAAACAAATCATTCCAGATACGCTATTGACTTTTTCGCCCTAGGCTGTTAAAATAACTGTATAATATGTAATTTATAAAGTTACAGAAAATTGCAGCAACTTCCAAAAGGAGACAAATAATGGAAAATAATAAATACGACGTGATCATATTAGGCGGCGGGCCGGGCGGTTACACAGCGGCACTGTACTGCGCGCGCGCAGGCCTTTCTACAATGGTGCTCGAAAAGATGTGGCCGGGCGGACAGATGGCGACCACCAGCCGGGTCGACAATTACCCGGGATTTGAGGAGGGCGTGGACGGCGTTGAGCTCAGCGGAAAGATGCAGCAGAGCGCCGAACGCTTTGGCGTTGTAACAGAAATCGGCGAGGTGTTATCCATTGATCTGGAGAGACAGCCGAAGGTAATCCGGACGGGCAAGGGCGAGTTTGAGGCAGGGGCCGTTATTTTAGCGACAGGCGCAGCCCCCAGAACACTCGGTATTCCCGGGGAGGATGAGCTCCGCGGCAGAGGGATGGCTTATTGCGCGACCTGTGACGGTATGTTTTACCGCAACCGGACAGTGGTTGTGGTGGGCGGCGGTAACTCCGCGGTGGCGGACGCCCTGTTTTTAGCAAAAATCTGCAAGAAGGTTTATATTGTGCACCGCCGAGATACCCTCAGGGCATCAAAAACATACATGAAGACTTTAGAAAAAACTGAAAACATTGAATTTGTCTGGGATTCCAGAGTGGTCGAGGTGCTTCATGACGACCTGGTAACCGGCGTAAAGGTAGAGAATGTTAAAACCGGCGAGGTGTCAGAGCTTTCCTGCGACGGTGTTTTTGTAGCGGTTGGCCGGACGCCGAACACAGATATGTTCAAGGGCGTTCTGGACCTTGACGCGCAGGGCTACCTGATTGCGGACGAGACAACAAAAACCAATATCCCTGGTGTCTTTGCGGTCGGTGACGTGCGCACTAAGCCCTTGCGCCAGATTGTTACCGCTACGGCTGACGGCGCGGTAGCGTCTAAATATGCTGAGGAATACCTGGCAGAGCTCTGTGCCGATAAATAGACACTCTGGTGGACAGAGAGCAGCAGCAGTGTTTTACCTGACTGTCAGAGGGTATATAGTCTTCAACTGAATTGTGAAAGAAGGCTATAATATGATTGAATATAAAAATGGTGAAAACCGCATCTATGCTGTGACTGATGGAGGAACAGAGGTCGGAGAAATCGAATTTGTGCCGACCGGAGAGAGCATGTTTATTATCTCGCATACAGAAGTGGCAGAAGACATGGGAGGCCTGGGCATTGGAAAAGTACTGGTCGAAAAAGCAGTACAAAAGGCAAGGGATGAAAACAAAAAAATCATTCCGCTGTGTCCCTTTGCGCGGGCGGAGTTTGACAAACACCCTGAATACCGCGAGTTAGAAGCCAACGCATAAAAGCGACATCCCGGTTTGATCTTTATTAAACCGGGATGTCTTTGTTTCGTTTAAGCTTTTTTCAGATTTAAAACTTAACAGAAGTTGGATTCGTCTTCAATATGCATTCAGGTTGATTTGTGGTATAATAACCAATAAAATTTGAATAACCAAGGTGTAAAAATGAACTTAGATATTTTAAAAAATACATTTACAAGCAACGAGCTGCTGACCGGTGATTTTGGTCTGGAACGCGAAGGCTTGCGGGTGACAGCGGCAGGAAAGCTCGCCATGACACCGCATCCGGCGATTTTTGGCAACAAGCTGAAAAACCCTTACATCACAACCGATTTTTCAGAAAGCCAGGTGGAGGTCGTTACACCAGCCTATGACACAGTGCCTAAGACTTACGCGGTGCTTGAAGGGCTTTGCGACATCGTCAACAATGAAATCGGAGACGAGTATTTCTGGCCCCAGTCCATGCCCTGTGACATTCCAGAGGACGGGGACATCCCCATCGCGGTGTATGAGGGCGAAAAGGACGCCGAGGCGGCGATGGCCTACCGGAAAGGGCTGATTGAGCGTTACGGCGGCAAAAAACAGCTGATTTCCGGCATTCATTTCAATTTTTCCTTTACCGAACGTTTTATTGATAAGCTGCACGCTGCCGTCGCGCCGGAGAAGCCGCGCAAGGACTTCAAGGATGGCGTATACCTCAAGCTGGTCCGAAACTATCTGCGCTACCGGTGGCTGGTTATCTACCTTTTAGGCTGCAGCTCGGCCCTGCATAAAAGCTACATTCCCGAATGTGTCAGCCAGATGGAGCCTGTGGGTGATGACTCCTATGTGTTAAAAACTGGCCCATCCTTCAGAAATTCCATCTGCGGCTATAAAAATAAAATCGCCCTTTTCCCAAGCTACCGCACCGTCAGAGAGTATACGGCGGATGTCCAGAACTTTGTGGACAAGGGCCTGATCTCAGCGCCCAAGGAGCTCTATACCCAAATTCGGATGAAGGCAAAGGGTGTGGACAATATTCTAGAATCACTGGAAGAGGATGGCATTAAATACCTTGAAATCCGGACAGTGGACCTGAATGTCTTTGACAAATGCGGCATTGCCGAAAAGGATCTGGTGTTTCTGCACCAGTTTATGCTCTACCTGCTGGTTGAAGAGGAATCAGACGATGCGGACTGGCAGAAGGAGGGGCTTGAAAATGAAGAAAAAGTCGCCTTTTTTGGTCTGGACCCCAACCTTATGATCCGCCAGAACGGCAAAGAGGTCTCTATGACCCGCTGGGCCCTTGAGATTCTCGAAAAAATGCAGAAGATGGATATTGAGCTGGAACTCGGAAACGGCGGTGTGCTGAAGGTAATGACGGACCGTGTTATCCATCCGGAGCATACCTACGCTTACCGGATGGCCGAAATTGTGGAAAAGGAAGGCTATCTAAAGGGGATGATGCGTCTGGCGGAAACCTATAAAAAGGAAAGCCACGACACCCGTTATCTTTTAAAGGGCTTTGATAACTATGAGCTTTCCACCCAGATCCTTATCAAGGAAGCCATCACCCGAGGCGTTCCAGTTGAGGAAATCGACCCTCAGGATAATTTTATCGGCCTTGGCAGGGGAGATAAGAAGACCTATGTCAAGCAGGCGACAAAAACGGAGCTGGACAATTATATCACCGTTCTCGTTATGGAAAATAAGGTGGTTACCAAGAAAATCATGGCGCAAAAGGGCATTCCGGTACCAGCCGGCGAGGAATTCTCAAGCTATGATGAAGCCGCGCGCCGCATTGGCCCCTATGTCGGGAAAAAGGTAGTTATTAAGCCAAAATCCACAAACTATGGGCTGGGAATCTGTATCTTTGACCAGGGAGGCAGCGAGAAGGACCTCCTTGAAGCAGTTGAAATTGCCTTCGAATACGACAAGACTGTCATCATTGAGGAGTTTATCCCGGGACAGGAATACCGCTTCCTGGTGATCGGCGGGGAGGTGGCCGCAGTTCTGAAGCGTGTTCCGGCCAATGTGACCGGCGATGGCGTCCACACCATCACCCAGCTGGTCGATGTTAAAAACAGACATCCCTTCAGAGGCTACGGCTATACTGCGCCCCTTAAAAAAATTGAGCTGGACGAGCAGACCGAGCTTTATTTAAAACAGCAGGAGCTGAAATTTGGCGATGTGCTGCCAGATGGAAAAACAGTCTATCTGCGGGGCAACTCGAACATCAGCACCGGCGGCGACAGCATTGACATGACCGATGAAATGCCGGACTTCTTTAAACGCATTGCCGTGGAGGCCGCGGCATCGGTGAAGGCTGTATTCTGCGGTGTGGATATCATCATTGAGGACTACCGGGACGAGAAATCACCCTTCGGCATCATTGAACTGAATTTTAATCCGAGTACCGATATGCACGCTTACCCTTATCAGGGAACTGAACGGCGCACCGGCGAGTTTATCCTGCGCGCCCTTGGACTCATTGAAAATTAAAGCATTCGGCTAATGTTTAAAGAATAAGGAGACAACAGAAGTGGGAATTATTTACGAGAAAAAACAGAAGATCAACGGCTATGAATGCACCTATAATTATCAGCTGCAGCCGACAGCAGCGTTGAACTACTTTCAGCAGACCAGCCAGGAGCAGAGCGAGCAGCTCGGCGTAGGGCCAGAGGTTCTGGATGAGATGGGCCTGGCCTGGTTCCTGGTAAAATACAAGCTGCAGTTTCATGAATACCCGAAGTTTAACGATGAGGTTATGGTCGAGACGGAGGCCATCGCCTTTGACAAATTCGCCGCCCACCGTCGTTTTGCCATCAAATCTCTGGATGGCAGAATGATGGTGGAGGGCGATACGGAATGGATGCTGCAAAACCGCAGTGAAAATCGTCTGGAGCGGCTGAGCAATGTGCCGGAGCTGGACGTTTACGAAAGCGGCCACGAAAACCATTTTAAGCTTAAACGGGTCGCGAAGGTGGATGAATGGACGGATTCCAAGAATTTTCAGGTTCGTTACCTGGACATTGATTTTAACAGCCACGTCAACCATGTCAAGTATCTGGCGTGGGCGCTGGAGACCCTGCCCCTGGAAAAGGTAAAGGCAGGCGAGATCGAAACCGCGAAAATTATCTACAAAAATCAGGGCTTCTACGGCGACATGATCACCGTGAAATCTGCCGAAATCGCTGAGGACACTTACCGAATGGACATCGAGAACCAGGAGGGAACCCTCCTCTGTCAGATTGAAATGACCATGAGGATAAGGGAGGAATGACGATGAGGTTTGAGAAAACAGCGCTGGTGCTGGAGGGCGGCGGCTTCAGAGGCATTTATTCCTCCGGCGTGCTGGATTATTTTATGGAAAAGTCACTGGAATTTCCTTACATCATCGGTGTTTCCATGGGCGCTATCAACGGCGCCAACTATATTTCTGAGCAGCCGGGCCGCAGCTTTGCCATCGCGGAAACCTTTATGCCGGATAAGCGGTATATGGGGATGGGGAATCTGCTGAAGGAAGGAAATTTTTTCAGCCGCAGCTTTGCCTATAACGAGCTGCCGAGACGTTATAATATTTTTGATATGAAAACCTACTACAGCTCTGACATCGCCTTTTACCTGACTGCTACCGACTGTGAAAGCGGGGAGGCCCGCTATTTTGAAAAGATGGAGGGCGATGTGGCGGAGCTCATTGCCGCGTCCACTTCGCTGCCGTTTATGAGCCAGATGGTGGAAATCGACGGCAGGCCTTACATGGATGGCGGGATTGCGGATTCCGTCCCGGTCCGGCGGGCGCTTTCGGACGGCAACGAGAAAGCCGTCCTGGTACTGACCCGTGAAAAAGGCTACCGGAAGGAGCCCTATGGCCATGAAAGGATGGTGCGCTCCTATTACCGGAAGCACCCGGCCTTTGCCGATGGCATACTAAACCGCCATCTGTTTTACAACGAAACCATGGATCTCATTGACGCGCTGGAGGACGAAGGGAAGATTTACGTGCTGCGGCCAGAAAACCCCATTGAGACAAAGGTGATCGACCGCAACCCAGAGGGCGTTCAGAAGAGCTATAAGACCGGCTATGATCAGGCAAAGGCCGAGTGGGCGGCACTCATGGCCTACCTGGAAAAATAAGAAAAATTGAAGAAAGTTTACAAAGGGCAAAGCCAAAGAGTGTTCTGGCTTTGCCTTTTTTGACACTTCGGGCGTTTTGGCAGTAGACGGGCCGAGGTTTTTCCCATATAATTGTAAGTAATAAACTGGGGAGGACATCATCATGAAAATGCATGATTTTTATATCGGAAAGGCCTTTGACGCCTACGACTACTTTGGTGCGCACCGCATTGAAAAGGCCGGCCGGGAGGGCTTTGTTTTCAGAGTATACGCGCCGGGAGCAGAAGCGGTTACGCTCATCGGGGAGTTTAACGGCTGGCAGGACACCCCCATGAAGCCCCTTGGTACGGGAGGAATCTATGAATGCTTTGTAGAGAATGCAGACGCCGGGATGCTCTATAAATATCGGATTCACCAAATGGACGGGCGTGTGCTGGACCGGGCAGACCCTTATGGCTGCGCTATGGAGCTGCGGCCAAATTCTGCATCGGTTTTAGTGAAGTGGGATTACGTGTTCAAGGACGAGGCATGGCTTAAGAAAAGAGCGAAGCGGCCCCATTATAATGAGCCCATGAGCATTTATGAGATGCATTTTGGCTCCTGGCGGCGTAAGGCGGAGGAGGGTCCAGCGGGCTGGTACAGCTATGAAGAGCTGTGCGGGGAGCTCCTGGATTATGTGCGTGAGCACGGCTTTACCCATGTGGAATTTCTTCCGCTGACAGAGTACCCTGCCGATGAGTCCTGGGGGTATCAGGTGTCGGGCTTTTATAGCGCGACCTCCCGCTACGGTACGCCGGCAGAGCTGCAGTATCTCATCGATACCTTCCACCAGGCTGGGATTGGTGTGATTCTGGATTTTGTCCCCGTACATTTTGCCACCAACGATTATGCCCTGACTCAGTTTGACGGATCAGCACTGTACGAATACCCTGACGCGGATACAGGCTACAGCGAATGGGGTTCCTATAATTTTAATTTTTACCGGGGAGAGGTACGGAGTTTTCTTCAGTCGGCGGCAGCCTTCTGGATCGAGAAATACCATTTTGACGGCCTGCGCATGGATGCCATCAGCAACGCCCTGTACTGGCAGGGAGACGCCGCCCGCGGTGTCAATGAGGGGGCGGTTGAGTTTATCCAGACCATGAATGAGGGCCTGGCGGAGCGTTATCCAGGAGTGCTGCGCATGGCCGAGGATTCCACCAATTTTTTAAAGGTGACAGCGCCTGTGAAATATGGCGGGCTGGGCTTTGATTATAAATGGGATATGGGGTGGATGAATGATACCCTGGATTTTATGAAGATTCACCCGGATGACCGCAAGGACCACATGGGCAGGCTGGCCTTTTCCATGCATTATTTTTATAATGAGCTTTATATGCTGCCCTTTTCCCACGATGAGGTAGTGCATGGGAAAAAAACTATTTTGGATAAAATGAACGGCAGCTATGAAGAAAAGTTTGAGCAGGCGCGTCTTTTGTATCTCTACATGTTTACCCATCCCGGTAAAAAGCTGAACTTCATGGGGAACGAAATGGGGCATTTCAGAGAGTGGGATGAAGCGCGCGAGCTGGACTGGGGACTGCTCAAATACCCTGCCCATCAGGAATTTTCTGATTATTTTTCTGCCCTGAACCAGTTTTACAGGATGTGCCCGGCGCTCTATGAAAATGACTACCACAGCGGATATTTTTCCTTTGTTCCGGTTAAAACAAAGGAAACTGCCGTGCTGGCTTACCGGCGCAGCGCGGGCGAGCAGGAGCTGCTGACAGTGCTTAATTTTGCCGCGAAACCTGTTGAGGAACTGATTCTTGAGATGACAGAAAGCAAAAAAGTTAAAGAAATTTTCAGTACTGGTAATAATAGCAAAAGAATCGCCTATAAGTTAAAAACCCAGAGGGCTGAATTAATGTCCGCACCACATCGTGCCGGCAAATCAAAAAAGGCAGAAAGCCCGGCTTTAAAGCCAGAGCCAGAGCGTTCACATCTACTAAAAATGGCGCTGGAGGGCTTTGAAGGAATTGTTTTTGAGATTGTAAAATAGAAAACAACCAGCAGAAGAAATAATTACTTCTGCTGGTTGTTTTTTAGTTTCAAAAAATAATAAACTATTATGTAATATAATAAAATCGTTGACAAAAAATAGAATGTCCTGTATGATGAGATATAAGCAGTCAAATAATTTAGAAATGATTATAATTTAACAAGAGGGCGAATGTGAAATACAGATTTTGGGGTGGGGAAAAGAAAGCGTCTCCCGGGCAGGAGCGGGATGAGGCTCAGGACAATCGTTTTGTAAAGCTTGTCAACAGCATTATCCGCTTTGCGGTTCAGAAAAAAGCCTCGGATATTCATTTTGAGGTGATGAACCCGGATAAGATGCGGGTCCGTATCCGCATCGACGGTGAGCTGGTCACGACGATGGAGGTTACTGAAAAAGATTATCTTGGTATGATCAGCCGGATAAAGATTTTATCCGGGCTCGATATTTCAGAGAAACGTAGACCACAGGATGG containing:
- a CDS encoding patatin-like phospholipase family protein, with amino-acid sequence MRFEKTALVLEGGGFRGIYSSGVLDYFMEKSLEFPYIIGVSMGAINGANYISEQPGRSFAIAETFMPDKRYMGMGNLLKEGNFFSRSFAYNELPRRYNIFDMKTYYSSDIAFYLTATDCESGEARYFEKMEGDVAELIAASTSLPFMSQMVEIDGRPYMDGGIADSVPVRRALSDGNEKAVLVLTREKGYRKEPYGHERMVRSYYRKHPAFADGILNRHLFYNETMDLIDALEDEGKIYVLRPENPIETKVIDRNPEGVQKSYKTGYDQAKAEWAALMAYLEK
- the glgB gene encoding 1,4-alpha-glucan branching protein GlgB; the protein is MKMHDFYIGKAFDAYDYFGAHRIEKAGREGFVFRVYAPGAEAVTLIGEFNGWQDTPMKPLGTGGIYECFVENADAGMLYKYRIHQMDGRVLDRADPYGCAMELRPNSASVLVKWDYVFKDEAWLKKRAKRPHYNEPMSIYEMHFGSWRRKAEEGPAGWYSYEELCGELLDYVREHGFTHVEFLPLTEYPADESWGYQVSGFYSATSRYGTPAELQYLIDTFHQAGIGVILDFVPVHFATNDYALTQFDGSALYEYPDADTGYSEWGSYNFNFYRGEVRSFLQSAAAFWIEKYHFDGLRMDAISNALYWQGDAARGVNEGAVEFIQTMNEGLAERYPGVLRMAEDSTNFLKVTAPVKYGGLGFDYKWDMGWMNDTLDFMKIHPDDRKDHMGRLAFSMHYFYNELYMLPFSHDEVVHGKKTILDKMNGSYEEKFEQARLLYLYMFTHPGKKLNFMGNEMGHFREWDEARELDWGLLKYPAHQEFSDYFSALNQFYRMCPALYENDYHSGYFSFVPVKTKETAVLAYRRSAGEQELLTVLNFAAKPVEELILEMTESKKVKEIFSTGNNSKRIAYKLKTQRAELMSAPHRAGKSKKAESPALKPEPERSHLLKMALEGFEGIVFEIVK